In Amycolatopsis sp. FBCC-B4732, the genomic stretch TTCGCTGTCGTGGCGGTCGGTGATGAACATGTACCCCGGCGCGTGGGTGATCGCAAAGGGAGGCCGCGACGCCATCAGCGCCGCCTGCGGGGTGACGCCGCAGGCCCAGAACACCGGGACGTCGCTCGCGTGCGCGTCCACCGGATCGCCGAAGTCCGGCCGCGAGAGGTCCTCGATCCCCAGCGCCAGCGGGTCGCCGATGTGCACGGGGGCGCCGTGCACGGCGGGCATCGCCCGGGTGATCCGGATGGCGTCGTCGACGCGGTCCTCCGGGATCTGCCGCATCGACACGACCATCGGCCCGAACAGCCGCCCGGCGGGCTCGCACTGCCGGTTCGTCACGTACATCGCGACGTTGCGGCCCTGCTCGACGTGCCGCAGCGGGACTCCCCCGGCGGCCAGCGCCGTCTCGAACGTGAAGCTGCAGCCGATCGAGAAGGCGACCATGTCGCTGCGCCACAGCCCGGTCGCGTCCGCCACCTCGCCGGCCAGCACGCCGTTCTGCCAGATCCGGTAGCGCGGCAGGTCGGTGCGCAGGTCCGCGCCCTCGGCGAGCCGGGTGCCCGGGTCGCCGGCGTCGGTGACGTCGAGCAGTGGGCACGGCTGCGGGTTGCGGGTGCAGAAGAGCAGGACGTCGTACGCCCAGTCCTCGGGGACGGCGATCAGGTTCGTCTGGGTGAAGCCGTTGGCCCAGCCCGTGGTGGGGCGGGCGGTGCCGCGGCGGAAGGCCGCACGCGCCTGCGCCGGCGTGAACGTGGCCGGCTGGTCAAAGGTCGTCATGAGTTCCCCCTCAATCGACGAGTTCGATGCCCCGGGTTTCCGGGAGGCCGAGCAGCGCGAGCACCGCGATTCCGTAGCCGAGCGCGCCGAAGACGATCGCCCCGCCGGCGCCGAGGAAGCCCACGACGGTCGGGAAGATCGCCCCGACCGCGCGGCCGAAGTTGTAGGTGAAGCCCTGGCCCGTCCCGCGCAGCGCCGTCGGGTACAGCTCGGCGAGGTAGGCGCCGAAGCCGCTGAAGATCGCGGACATCGAGAAGCCGAGCGGGAAGCCGAGGACGAGCACGAGCCCGTTGGCGCCCTTGGGGATCTGCGTGTACGCGACGATCAGCGCGGCCGAGAGCAGCGCGAAGGTCAGGAAGGTTTTCTTGCGCCCCAGCAGGTCCGTGAGGTAGCCGCCGCAGACGTACCCGACGAACGCGCCGGTGATGAGGAACGCGAGGTAGCCGCCGGTGCCGATCACGGTCAGTTCGCGCGTCTTCTTCAGGTACGACGGGAGCCACGTCGAGATCGTGTAGTAGCCGCCCTGGACGCCGGTGGCCAGCAGCGCGGCGAAGAACGTCGTGCGCAGGAGATCGCCCTTGAAGATCCGGAGCAGCGTGCCCTTCGGGCGTTCGGCCTTGAGGCGTTCCTCCGCGCGCGGGGCGTCCTTCACACTCTTGCGGACCCACAGCACGAGCAGCGCCGGGATGACGCCGGTCCAGAACATGATCCGCCAGGCCACGTCGTCGCTCGCGACGGTGAACACCACGGTGTAGACGACCACCGACAGGCCCCAGCCGACCGCCCACGCGCTCTGCACGAACGCCACGGTCCGGCCGCGGTACTTGGCCTGCGAGTACTCCGCGACCAGCGCGGCGCCGGCCGCCCACTCGCCGCCGAAGCCCAGGCCCTGCAGGGCGCGGAAGATCAGCAGCGTCTCGAAGTTCGGCGCGAACCCGCAGAGCACCGTGAAGATCGTGTACATCGCGATGGTGATCTGGAGCGTGCGGACGCGGCCGATGCGGTCGGCGAGCATGCCCGCGCCGACGCCGCCGACGGCCGACACGACCAGCGTCGTCGTGCCCAGCAGGCCGGCTTCGCCGCTCGAAATGCCGAAATAGACCGTGATGGCGGCCAGGCCGAGCGGCAGCGTCTGGTAGTCGAACGAGTCCAGGCCGTAGCCGCCGAACGCGCCGACGAAGGCACGCCGTCCGCGTTTGCCGAGCGTGCGGAACCAGTCGAACGGCCGGGCCTCGGTTGCAGTGGTCGCGGTCATGGGCACCTCCTGGCCAGTGTCTCTCATCGTGGCGTGCCTCACACGGTAGGGATTGTTCAACAATTCCACAAGATGGCAATTGGATCGTCCCCTGTGTGACGGGTACCATCGGAGTGTGGTCACCGAAGACAGCGGGTTACCGGGCCTGGCGGCCGACCGCGGCCTGGTCAGCCGCAAGAGCACGGCCGAACGGGTCGCCGGCGTCCTGCGCAAGCGCATCGCGGAGGGCTTCTTCCTGCCCGGCGGCCGGCTCTCGGAGCAGGACATCGGCAACGCGCTCGGCGTCTCGCGCAACACGCTGCGCGAGGCGTTCCGGCTGCTCACGCACGAGCGGCTGCTGGCCCACGAGCTCAACCGCGGGGTCTTCGTCCGCATCCCGAGCATCGAGGACGTCGTCGACATCTACCGCGTCCGCAAGATCATCGAGTGTGCGGCGGTCCGCGGGGTGACGGCCAAGCCGGCGTCCTTCGCGCGGATCAAGGAGAAGGTCGACATCGGCGACGAGGCCGCCCGCTCCGGCAACTGGAAGGACCTCGGCACCGCGAACGTGTGGTTCCACCAGGAGCTGGCCGCGCTGTCCGGCAGCGAGCGCGTCAACGAGCTGGTCGGCAGGCTGACCGCCGAGCTGCGGCTGGTCTTCCACATCATGGCCGAGCCGCGCCGCTTCCACGAGCGCTACCTGCCGCGCAACCACGAGATCCTCGACCGCATCGAGGCGGGCGACGGGCCGGGCGCGGAGCAGCTGCTGATGAAGTACCTCGCGGACGCGGAGGAGCAGCTGGTCGAGGCGTACGCCGATCGAGCGGACGCCGCCCGCGCGGCGAGCGCGGCGGAGTAGCTACCGCCGTCGCACGATCTCGGCGATCCAGACGGGCGCGAACGGGGAAGTGCAGTTCGGCGGCGTCGGGTAGTCCTTGAGGACTTCCAGGCGTTCGCCGATCTCGATCGCCCGCGCGCGCAGCTCGGCGTGCTCGATGCCGATCTGGGCCAGGCAGTGGTTCATCGCCCACTGCAGGCGGTCCGGGGCGTTCTTCATGTCTTTCTCGATGACGTCGAGGAGTTCGGCCAGGCCCGCGGTCATCGCGGGTACGCGAGCGGTCGTCAACGCCCAGCCGGCGCTCGCGACCACCGGGTCCGGGTCGGCGAACCAGGCCTCGCGCAGTTCTTCGGCGTGCGGGCTCTTCTTGACGACGTAGTTGACGAGCCAGTCGTGCACCTTCGGCGTGCGCGCGGTGCGGAGCATGGCGTCGAGCTCGGCGCGCTCGAAGGCCTTGGGGCGGCAGATCAGCGTCGCGAGGAGCTTGGCCGCGGTGTCGTCCGTCGCCCACAGTTCACGCGCGAGGTCTTGCTGCGTCTTCAACCGTTTGGCGACGGCGCGCAGCTTGCTCAGGTTGACGCCGTGGTCGTCGCCGTGCTTTTCGTTGACCGCACGGGCCTTGGGGTCGTCGAGGGCCGCCAGCTCGGCCAGCACTTCGTCCACGGTCGTCTCCGCCACGCCGTCAGTTTACGGTGCGCGTTCGGGCACGCTTGGCGTCCGGACGGGCCGAGCACCGGCCGCGTGCGATTCCGGCTGGATAACCTCGGTGCGGTTCCGCCGCCGGAGACCCCCAGCGGCAGGCGGACCACGCTGCCGGGTCGCCGCCTCCCCAGTGCCGCGGCCCGGCAGCCCTACTCCGTGTGTCAGCCGGCGTAGCGCGCGAAGATGCGCGTGAAGTCCCACGCCTGCTGGGAAACGCCCGAACACGTGTCGTTGTTCGGGTAGGCGCCCGGGCAGGGGCGGTCGCGGTTGGCCGACCAGAACGTCAACCGGGCCAGGTGGTGCGCGTTCGCGTAGCCCAGGATGGTGGTGAAGTCGTTCAGGGTGACCGTCTCGCTGTTGTCGGTGATGCCGTTCATCGAC encodes the following:
- a CDS encoding putative hydro-lyase — translated: MTTFDQPATFTPAQARAAFRRGTARPTTGWANGFTQTNLIAVPEDWAYDVLLFCTRNPQPCPLLDVTDAGDPGTRLAEGADLRTDLPRYRIWQNGVLAGEVADATGLWRSDMVAFSIGCSFTFETALAAGGVPLRHVEQGRNVAMYVTNRQCEPAGRLFGPMVVSMRQIPEDRVDDAIRITRAMPAVHGAPVHIGDPLALGIEDLSRPDFGDPVDAHASDVPVFWACGVTPQAALMASRPPFAITHAPGYMFITDRHDSEYRVG
- a CDS encoding MFS transporter, whose translation is MTATTATEARPFDWFRTLGKRGRRAFVGAFGGYGLDSFDYQTLPLGLAAITVYFGISSGEAGLLGTTTLVVSAVGGVGAGMLADRIGRVRTLQITIAMYTIFTVLCGFAPNFETLLIFRALQGLGFGGEWAAGAALVAEYSQAKYRGRTVAFVQSAWAVGWGLSVVVYTVVFTVASDDVAWRIMFWTGVIPALLVLWVRKSVKDAPRAEERLKAERPKGTLLRIFKGDLLRTTFFAALLATGVQGGYYTISTWLPSYLKKTRELTVIGTGGYLAFLITGAFVGYVCGGYLTDLLGRKKTFLTFALLSAALIVAYTQIPKGANGLVLVLGFPLGFSMSAIFSGFGAYLAELYPTALRGTGQGFTYNFGRAVGAIFPTVVGFLGAGGAIVFGALGYGIAVLALLGLPETRGIELVD
- a CDS encoding GntR family transcriptional regulator, which gives rise to MVTEDSGLPGLAADRGLVSRKSTAERVAGVLRKRIAEGFFLPGGRLSEQDIGNALGVSRNTLREAFRLLTHERLLAHELNRGVFVRIPSIEDVVDIYRVRKIIECAAVRGVTAKPASFARIKEKVDIGDEAARSGNWKDLGTANVWFHQELAALSGSERVNELVGRLTAELRLVFHIMAEPRRFHERYLPRNHEILDRIEAGDGPGAEQLLMKYLADAEEQLVEAYADRADAARAASAAE
- a CDS encoding DNA alkylation repair protein, whose amino-acid sequence is MAETTVDEVLAELAALDDPKARAVNEKHGDDHGVNLSKLRAVAKRLKTQQDLARELWATDDTAAKLLATLICRPKAFERAELDAMLRTARTPKVHDWLVNYVVKKSPHAEELREAWFADPDPVVASAGWALTTARVPAMTAGLAELLDVIEKDMKNAPDRLQWAMNHCLAQIGIEHAELRARAIEIGERLEVLKDYPTPPNCTSPFAPVWIAEIVRRR